The genomic DNA agtagtccGTTTAATATTGTTTGTAGATTTTCTTTCTATATAATGTGGTTCTAAATATTAAGATTTAGAGGTCGCAGTATGTATTTTGGAAACTGTAAAACGTTATTGAAATGTCATTAAGACAAACAAAATGGTGTCATGTTACACGGCCATAAAAGCTGGGGCCATTTCCCTTTTTCATTTGATATTATATGCTTTCGCCTACATTTTCCCGTTAGTATTATCAATCTCAAaatgctgatttaaaaaaaagggcAGTAGGCCTATTAGGAAACTATTGCTCTCTTTTGATAAGGACTCCATGAAAGTGCTAGCCactgccctcattcaatgccattttgactatgctagtacttcctggtttCAGGGCTTATCTACATTTATGAAGGGGATgctccagatagcccagaataaactgatcagggtagtattgaaggtgagtcTACGTACTCACATATgcaggagctgctttcaggaactaaactgcctgttgaggctagggtgtcccagattagactaggtttggtttacaggagtatttatggtcCTCTACCCAGATATCTAAGTGATTACTTTCCTcgtgttagggatgcacacaatcacagcaccagatcaggtgttgctgatgtgtgcttatacaagttcaggagtaatgctgggaaaggtactttcttgtatactggagcctcagaatggaatgagttgcctctgcccataaaaacaacatcctctctgggcagctttaaacatttaagtaaaaatatatttgatgtcttctgtgcccatatgaataacccctatgatgtaactgcaatgatgagatagatgttcttcttctctgtttttgttttattatttcactgccatactgtgtttaactgtgttcgatcttgtctcaaggaccacaatggaaataagtcccagactgtattgtgtgttatcctcaatgATCTTGctcatgtgcatgtatggctttttcaagttttatgtgtgcttgttttttttaaatggtccaattaataaactaaactaaactttGATTTTCAGATGTCGTTTCTCTCATGAGCTGACGTCAGAATACAACATCAGAGTCCTGAGAGAGCATCATCTGGAGGAATTTGACAAGCGGGAGCTGTGTACGTTACTGCTGCAGAATGACAACACCCTCTTACCCCAAGTAAGCTCGTATTTTCAGGCTCCTTGCAACTTATTGGAAGCAATttaaaagcacacacacaaacatactttCAGAAGAtaaattatgttttatttttacttggaataaaaaaataaacatttgtaaGTAAAATGGGTTCATACGAGAATTTATTAATGCATCATAAATGCATGACAAAACATATTTTTGAGCTGGACATGGGATGGGTTGGTAACCACCAGGCAACAAACAGTAGTGTTTTCTTTACTTCATTCTCTTGAGTCTTGTTCATCTTTACATCATAATACTGTATATCCTCTAAATTGAGCATGTAGATATCCAGAGTAAAGAAACTTAATTTCCATTTAATACATTTGATGTGCACTTACTAGGAGTGGTCTGTGTTTGTCTCCAGGTTTGCTTCACATACAACAAAGGTAGTGGAGAGTATGGCTACTGTCCTGACAAGGAGAGCTGCAGAAGACTCCACGTCTGTGAGCGCTACATCAGAGGAACCTGTGCTGCAGAGGTGGACTGTGACAGGTCTCACGACTTCTACGAACCCCACCCGCTCAACACCCTGCAGCAGAGGGGAGTACCTAATGAACTGGTGGCATCCATGTTGTCCACCTACCGCAACATCCAGGCCATTCAGTATGAGGAAGGCTCTAGACCTGTATGtcatcctcctccaccaccacctcccccaCAAACATATCTCCCGGCCCCCAATGTTGTCCAAAGAGAGACCCACTACATCCACTTGCAGCCAATCACCACTGTAATGCTCTGCAACTTCAAGTTAAAATCACGTCCCTTTGTCCAGACCAAACCCAAGAGCCATACTAAGCCATCCTCATCAGCTTCACACCAATCAAAACCCTATAAACCACCTACACCAGCTCCACACAAATCAAAATCCTCTCAACCGACTCCACACCAATCGAAATCCACTAAACCAGATTCACCAGCTCCACAGCAATCAAAATCCTCTAAACCGCCTCCACTAGCTCCACACCAATCAAAATCCTCTAAACCGCCTCCACCAGCTCCACACCAATCAAAATCCTCTAAACCGCCTCCACCAACTCCACAGCAATCAAAATCCTCTAAACCGCCTCCACCAGCTCCACACCAATCAAAATCCTCTAAACCGCCTCCACCAACTCCACAGCAATCAAAATCCTCTAAACCGCCGCCACCAGCTCCACACCAATCAAAATCCTCTAAACCGCCGCC from Salmo salar chromosome ssa07, Ssal_v3.1, whole genome shotgun sequence includes the following:
- the LOC106609508 gene encoding extensin, with protein sequence MDTTALIYKVLCAHNGYFEMEEMRANISTTEDDLESVLGNQDMFTSAVFEGNKLIVAKTKMRLCRDKECNGCSNLHLCVFYLYGTCRFNEGCRFSHELTSEYNIRVLREHHLEEFDKRELCTLLLQNDNTLLPQVCFTYNKGSGEYGYCPDKESCRRLHVCERYIRGTCAAEVDCDRSHDFYEPHPLNTLQQRGVPNELVASMLSTYRNIQAIQYEEGSRPVCHPPPPPPPPQTYLPAPNVVQRETHYIHLQPITTVMLCNFKLKSRPFVQTKPKSHTKPSSSASHQSKPYKPPTPAPHKSKSSQPTPHQSKSTKPDSPAPQQSKSSKPPPLAPHQSKSSKPPPPAPHQSKSSKPPPPTPQQSKSSKPPPPAPHQSKSSKPPPPTPQQSKSSKPPPPAPHQSKSSKPPPPAPQKSKSSKPASHQPKTTKAPPSARRR